From the Eschrichtius robustus isolate mEscRob2 chromosome 3, mEscRob2.pri, whole genome shotgun sequence genome, the window tttttttttggcggcaccagcagcttgcgggatcctagttccccaaccaggaactcatgcctcctgcaatggaagcatggagtcctaaccactggaccgccagggaattccctgaaactTTTTTAATGGCAAGAGGTGACATTggctgggaggagaaggggaTGGACTGGATGTAGAGTTCCTGCTACATGGTGCCACCCCTGTGTGTTGGATGGTCTACTTACTTGATTTCTTTTATACTCACAACAAGCGTGGTTGGGCAGTAGTGAGAAATAGTTACATCGTTTTACAGGGAaataaactgaggcttagagaagttagaCAACCCAAACCAGTACGTTTGGGCCTGAAAACTCCCAACCAGTGGCATAACATCTTatttctctctctgcccctcatCCTCTCCTGCTGAAGGAGCACAAGCCAAAACTGCTCAGTCTGGGGCCCTCCGGGATGTCTCTGAGGAGCTGAGCCGCCAGTTGGAAGACATCCTCAGTACATACTGTGTTGACAACAATCAGGGGGGCCCAGGCGAGGATGGGGCACAGGGTGAGCCTGCTGAACCCGAAGATGCAGAGAAGTCCCGGACCTACGCCTCGAGGAATGGGGAGCCCGAGCCAGAGACCCCAGTAGTCAATGGTGAGAAAGAGACTTCCAAGGGGGAGCCGGGCACAGACGAGAGCCGGGCAAGTGACGAGGTCGTAGACCGAGACCACCGAAGGCCACAGGAGAAGAAGAAAGCCAAGGGTCTGGGTGAGCAGAGGGCAGCTACTTGTGAGGCTGGTGAGGGGAGGGAGTTTGGACCTGACATCCTGGGCTAGCCTGCTCTGCCAGGATTCAGAGGAAACCCTACTTCCAGAACTGTCAAACTACGTCGTTTAATCAAAGCCGGGACAGTGGTGCCATAGATAGAGGTGTACAGGTTGTTCACTGCACAAGGGTTTCTGGCCTTGGGAGCAAGCAGGAACCGAAGTCCAACCTGCTCTCTTTGAGAGATGGAAAGTAGGAGTCTTGAGTAGGCAGTCCTGTGCCGGCCAGCACCATTTctaatttgctgtgtgaccttgggcaagacctTTCTCCTCTCTGGTCCTTAGTTTTCACTCCTCTGCACAGTAAGAGAATTGGACTAGACCGGGGTTGAAAATTCAAATAAGCCAAGCTAGCCAGAGGGCCCCATGAGACCAAGAGAATGCCTCCTTTATCCAAAAGCTTGACTGCCACCTGGTCCCAGTGAGTTGATAGCATGTAAAAACTgtagctgccttttttttttttttttttttttttagccagaaATCTAGAGTTACTATGTGAAATCTCTAGATTTTAATAGTTGGCAACTAATACGATAGGAGCCAAACAGAACCCATCTGTGGGTTGGATTTGGCCTGTGTGCCCATGATTTGCATTCTCTGCATTGATCTCTCAGAGCCTCCCGGGGTTGACACTTAAGGAGCCTGGCACAGTGCTGTGTATGGTGGCCCTCTCTTTGACTCAGGCACAGGCATGGGGGAGTCActtgggtggggatggagggttAGTGTGTGTCAGAGAATCAAAGGTGGTATCATCCCCACGTCTTAGTCGCTACTCTCCCACCCTCTACCTGTTGTCCTAATTTaaaggggtttttttttagttattttaatctTAGGATCAAATATTGAAAGGTATATTTATTAATTGGGGAGGATAGTCATTTTAAAGTGCACTCTTGGCTGCCTCTGTTGACTGGAGTGCAGTGTTCTTAAGGAGACCTGTTTCTTTTGCATCCTTCCTCTTTCAGAAGGGCCTTCCTTGCATTGAAACAGCACTGACTTCGCAGGTGGGACACCTTTCTTTCACCTGTAGGTAGAGTAGGCAGTTTTTTTTCTCCCACTCGTGGTGCTCACCACGGGGATTTGACAGAGACTCAGTCATTCATTTaattagtatttattgagtatgtCCTCTGTGATGGGTACTGGAGAATAGGGGAGGGCTACCTCAAGGCAGAAGAGTGGGCCCAGACCTGAAGGGGGGCCCCCAGAGAAGGGGGTACATGCCTTTGctccctgtgctttgcaggaAAGGAGATCACGTTACTGATGCAGACGTTGAACACACTGAGTACCCCAGAGGAGAAGCTCGCGGCTCTGTGCAAGAAGTATGCTGAGCTGGTCAGTTCTCCCCCTTCTCCTCGTACCCTCCCTGCCCTGGGaggtcagcacatttttttttttttttaatttatttatttattatttatttttggctgcattgggtctttgttgctgcgtgcggctttctctagttgcggcgagcgggggctgctcttcattgcggtgcgcaggcttctcattgcagtggcttctcttgttgcggagcttgggctgtaggtgtgcgggcttcagtagttgtggcacacgggctcagtagttgtggctcgcaggctcagtagttgtggcgcacgggcttagttgctccgtggcatgtgggatcttcccggaccagggcttgaacccgtgtcccctgcattggcaggcggattcttaaccactgcgccaccagggaggcccagcACATTTTTAATTACTCTGAGTCGCATTGTATTTCTCCTGTACAGTGCTGAATAGGCTCATGGGAGGGGACCTGAGCTGGGAGAGGACAGGGTCCGAGGAAGAGGTGAGGGTCTGTGAGGCCAGGGAGCCAGAAGAATTATCTGTCGATAACGAAAAGGCCAGCTTGATTCTAGGAATCATGTTGAGAGAAATGGTGAACGAGGGTCTGTTGCTGAGTATAAGGAGGGGGGTAGCAGGTGGGCTCATCTGAGGGCATGGGTGTCCCGAGAGTTCGGGGAATGTCATGGTCTGAGAGTCTAGCGAGCTTTGAATCTGGAGTCAAAGCTCAGAGAGAAACTGGCATCTGCTGGCTGTGCACCTCTGCTTGCCCTTAGCGTCCATTTCTGTATCCTTGAGCTGGGGCCCTTGGGGTTATTGGGGGCAGTGTGTGAAGCACCCTCATAGTGTCCAGCCTGAGCTGTGGTGGCTAGAGTCGGGTCAGCTCAGGAGACCCTGGGTCCCCACGGCGCTCTTACctgccatccccatccccatccccagctGGAGGAGCACCGGAACTCCCAGAAGCAGATGAAGCTCCTGCAGAAGAAGCAGAGCCAGCTGGTGCAGGAGAAGGACCACCTGCGTGGCGAGCACAGCAAGGCTGTCCTGGCCCGCAGCAAGCTCGAGAGCCTGTGCCGAGAGCTGCAGCGCCACAACCGCTCCCTCAAGGTGGGCCAGCCGCTTTCCCTGACCTCACACGTCTTTGGTGGCTTTCCCCCTAAAAGCAGCACAGGCTTTCAGCATAGAAAGAGATTTCCCCAATGATGCTGTACTTTAGAGAGCTGCTTGTAACCACTTGACATGCACTTGTATTAGATGAGGTAAAGGCTAAGGTGCTGAAGGAACCTGGATGCAAGGCTTCAGGTTTCTCCATCCCATAGCAGTCCCAGGTGAGCAGCTGGAGGGTGGGGGCCCATCAGTCAGGAGTGCCGGGGCCTACTTCTCCTAGGGTGGGGTCAGTCTGGTTAAGGCCTGGTCATTACTGTGATCTCCAGATAGCTTTTGTATACatatcctttatatttctttaaaaatttgcatCAGTAAATATAAGATATTTTGCAACTTGTTTTGctcaattgtattttattttttaaaacattataaatttaatataaatgtgATGTAAGAGATACAGAGGTGACAAAAGTCTAACAAATCAAAGGTAATTGTTGCCCACCCTCCTTACCCCAgtcacagcagaaactaatgggAAGTAAACCTACTTATATGTAAGTTTAAGTGCAGCCTTCTAACTTTCCTGTCtacatataaaagcttacataaagtttttttaatgaaattattatACATGTATTGTTTCATAGCCTATTCCATTTTCTCACTTTACACAATGCCTTATCTTTCTCTGTCAGTTTATATAAGcctatcttattctttttaacagcgtcattgtatggatatactgcaTCTGATCAGTACCCTAGTTAATGTGTTTTGTGtcgtttccaatttttcactgtTACATATATAGAGCTACAGTGAAaattctgtggttttttttttttttaatttatttatttatttatttttggctgcgttgggtcttcgttgctgtgtgcgggctttctctagttggcggcgagcgggggctactcttccttgcggtgcgcaggcctctcattgcggtggcttctcttgctgcggagcccgggctctaggcatgcgggcttcattagttgtggcacgtgggctcagtagttgtggctcacgggctctagagcgcaggctcagtagttgtggcgcacaggcttagttgctctgtggcatgtgggatcttcccggaccagggctcgaacccgtgtcccctgcattggcaggcggattcttaaccactgtgccaccagggaagcccgaaaattcTTGTTATATATATCCCTGGCTAATTACATGGAATTTATCCATAGGATAAATCTTAGAAGTGAAATGTCTGGGTCGAAGAATATGCAAATTTTAATAGATGTTGCCAGATcgccttcccaccaacagtgtctgAGTGCCTAATTCTGCGCAACCCTGCCAACCGTGGGAAATACTGAATTTTAACTACTTGgtcaggggagggggtgtgggtcAGAGATAGAAGCACATTAAACTGAGACTAATAGGTCTTCCAAATCCTATTCTGAGGCCTGGAGGAGTAGGCCTCAGGAAATCCTGATTTCTTTAGAAAGGCACTTACATGTATGCCTGCATTTTTCTAGGGAGTCTCTGGCTCGATGTCACCTGATATACAGAGGGGTCCATTAGGAGCCCCCATTGCATGACATCTTGGATCCTGGCTACTCCTCACTTGGAGAGCAGGGAGGGCTACTGGGAGAGAACATCCCTGAACTGGTGGGGGAGCCTTGTGAGTCTGGCCAGGGGACAGTGGATGATGGAGCTGGGGCTGACTTCTCTGCCCAGGAAGAAGGCGTGCAGCGGgcccgggaggaggaggagaaacgcAAGGAGGTGACCTCGCACTTCCAGGTGACTCTGAATGACATCCAGCTGCAGATGGAACAGCACAATGAGCGCAATTCCAAGCTGCGCCAGGAGAATGTGGAGCTGGCTGAGAGGCTCAAGAAGCTGATTGAGCAGTACGAGCTACGGGAGGAGGTGAGGGGTCGCCAGGAGACTGTGGGTTCTGGGTGGGTGCCAGTGCCAGGCAGCGCTTTCTAGGCTTCATCCCTTCACCcattctccctcctttcctcggGAGGGGAGTGATGTTGTACATCCTCATGTAGATGAGGGCTGAGGTGTTGAGAAGAGACTCGCCTGTGGCCACACAATCGTGGGTCCACAGCGCCTCGTCCTAAACGGTAGGGCCAGGTGTCTTTTGGAATTGGAACTGTCCACGTTTTAGACTAGAGTTATGTTCAAGGACTGGGTATTACGTAGCGCCCCCAGCAGGGCCTTGTGGCAGCACCCCCAAATCAGACACGTTAACGCTTATGCAATTAAACTTCTGAGTATTCTCGCCTAGGTTTATAATTAACCTTAACAATGCTTATTAGCCTTACAAGTTTATCTGCTTGCTTAGGGCAATTTCAGTTTTCAGAGTATTTTAGAATTTGAGGAGCTGGAACTGTGTTCAGTGATCGACTCTAGGGGCTGTGTCCTCTGGTTACTTGCTGCTCTGCTGCCCCTGCCACCTGAAAGGGCAGGATATCACTCCCTTGGCTGGTGTTGGTTGCTGCCCCAGGCGCTCAGATCCCTCTCTTTGGGTCCCCACACGCCAGTCACTTGGTGTTCTGggcttctgtttctttgttgtgAACAGGGAGATTGGCAGCTACCTTACAGGGCTGGACCAGGCCCCTTCCTAGACCCTGGGGTGTGGTGGTGGGTGGGATGGGCAAGACGCTGCCCTCTTGGGCTCACCGTCCAGTGTAGTGATCctgtgtgcagggcctggaggggcCTTCCCCAACCCACCTCTTCTCCTGTGCTTCATCCTCTGGGATGAAGGCTGGTTTGAGAGGAGTTGGTTTGGTTCTTGTCCCTCAGCGCTGAGAGACATGGAGGCTTCCTGAGCCACCAGAGTGAGGCACCTACTTCAAGAAGCTGAggcccctcttcctcttccctctcctttccccctggTTCTCCCTGTGGGACTGGAGGTGCACCCCGTCCCCAGTCAGATTCAGGCACTCCCATCCTGCCCCACAAGCCTCCTGACCGTAGATCACAGGTGACTGAAATTCATCGTGTCTCAAACTAGACGTGTCTCGAAGCCACCTTCTCTTCCCCCATCCAAAAAATACATCCCATTCTCCACCTCCCTGTTTTCAATTGCTTTGACCTTTGAAGTAGCACTCATGTTTATCACCTTCTCTCCGTCACTGTTTTGTCACCTGGTCTCAGTTCCCGGGGCTCCTCCAGTAGTCAGGACAGCCATTCCTCGGGATCCACACATCTAATCTTCACCTACAGATACAGCAGATTTCTGCCAACTGAACTAAGCTGTTACGTTGGTAGAGATGTCGTGTTTGCCCTTTCTTCTCATTTACAAGGGAGTTGGGCTCCAGAAGTAAGGGTTCTCAGTCCAATGGAGTACGTAATCTTTCTTAAGGCTAGAGATTTGAGTGTATTTATTTCTTGGCTTCCTGGGAGCTGATCTCATCCTTAAACCCCTGTGCTCACTCTGGACTGACTCAATGGGAAAGACACAAGGTGAGGTTGGGCAGTAGACCTTCCAGGGACTTGGGGCCCACATCCTATGGGACACGTGGGAGTCCAGCATGTCAGACTGAGGTGGCAGGCTGGCAGTGCCCTGGTCTCTGCACGTGGGGCATCCCTGCAGCCACTGGGCCTCCCTGAGAAAGGGAGCTCCTGACAGATGGACCCCTCCCATGATGCTTTCCTGCAGCACATTGACAAAGTCTTCAAACACAAGGACCTACAGCAGCAGCTGGTGGACGCCAAGCTCCAGCAGGCCCAGGAGATGCtgaaggaggcagaggagaggCACCAGCGGGAGAAGGATTTTGTGAGGCTCAggccccaggggtggggggctgggaggaggcaggTTGGGTTCTGGCTCAGCTTATAGTCAAGTTTGTACGGGAGAGGTTGCGGTCTGGTCAGACCACGGCACTGCTTCCTCAGACACCAGTCTGAGAGCAGGAAGCCTCGATGGGTTATGGTGCATGTGGCGAAGAAAATCCAGATGTAGCCTCTGGGGGCTTCTGATGGGATCTGGGGTCCTGTCTCGGAACTAGCTCCTCAAAGAGGCTGTGGAGTCCCAGAGGATGTGCGAGCTGATGAAGCAGCAGGAGACCCACCTGAAACAGCAGGTGAGACTGTGTAGCCTCCCCCTGTGCCTTCGTGGTCCCCACGCTGAGCCCCATCCTGTGGGGAGGGAAATGGAACCCTCATTCTAGGACCACCTTGACTCCTGTGTGACCTTCCTAAGCCTTTGTTCTCTCTGGACCCGCCCAGCACCTGTGTGGTGGTGACCAGGTGGCTAGGTGAGCTCGAAGTACTCGGCTCCTAGTCAGAATTGTTGTGATGCTTTTGAGGAGGTGGGGACGGAATGGGTGATTTCAATTACATAAGTTAGACTTCATTCtggaagaaaagtttgaaaacaaacataaaagaaaatacaagtcaCCCCCAAATCCTACTTTTTAGTCTTAACATCTTAGATTATATCCTTCCAAatatatggtttttgttttgttttaaagaaaactggTATCTCAGCAGAGTTGGGTCACAGGGCCAagggtgagtgtgagtgtgttgACCAGAAGTGCCCTCCAGAGAAACCCAGTCTTACTTGTGGGCTTCTTTCTCACCCAGCTTGCCCTGTACACGGAGAAGTTTGAAGAGTTCCAGAACACTCTTTCCAAAAGCAGTGAGGTGTTCACCACATTCAAACAGGAGATGGAAAAGGTAACAGTGGTCCAGACTGGGTGTGGCTGCAGGGGCACAGCTGCTTCATTCAGAGTTGAACACTGGGCCTGCCTTCAGGAAGCCCCCTCCCTGGAGTGCTTCACGGGGTGCTGTTTACAGTAATAGTATGATTGAGACCATAAGTAGGGTCTGGGTGGGCTGTATTTAACTGGAGACACCCTGGGGTGGCACAGAAGGCACTGACCGCGCCCAGTAATACCTTGCCCCCTTGGGATCGTTCCCCACTTTGGAGACACAGATGCACAGACAGCCTGGCCCCCTGACCATTTCCTTTTATGTGTCACATAACCCAGATGACTAAGAAGAtcaagaagctggaaaaagaaacCACCATGTACCGGTCCCGGTGGGAGAGCAGCAACAAGGCCTTGCTTGAGATGGCCGAGGAGGTGCGCTGAGTGTGACCTGcatctggggtgggggtgtgcgGCTGTTGAGTACTGGGCCCTCTCCTGTACGTTCTACTGAGAAGTGATGCAGCTGCCAtgaggtggagctgggattcacgTACACGTCCATCCAAGTCCAAAGGCACTGTCGGCTGTCTCCCCAAGGGAGGTGGTGAGCTTAGTGATAGGTCTGTAGGGGAAGCAAAGAGAGCAgatggaagaaaggaggaaaggagcagAAAAAACAAGGGGTGCCAGTGATGCGCATAGCTTGCATGCAGATGCAGAGCTGCCCAGATAATTTGATTTTGTGGCTTGAGATGTAGGAGGAGAAAATAACTAATTGATGGAGAGGCTGCTGTGTGCCAGACCCTGCTGAGTGTTTAGATGTGCCAGTTCATTGAGCTCTCTTGAGATCTGTGAGGGTGACATTAGTAGTCCAGTTTAACAGATAAGGCAGTAGGCTCAAAAGCCAAGTACTTTGCTAAGGCCATCTGGTGGATAAACAGAGGAATCCATTGTCTCCAAGCCATGCCCCTTCTCTACACCACACTGCCCCCAACCGACAGCCAAGTCTCAGCATAAACCAGGGCTGTTTACTTGAAAGGGGCCAGCTTTTTTACTCTGGTCGGTGCCCAGCGTTGTTAAAGTGTGAATGTTTTCTACCAAGTGGGAGTGTTGGGTGGGGCGTTGATGACATGGAACTGAAGGCCCTATTTCTCTCCCTAGAAAACACTCCGGGACAAAGAGCTGGAGGGCCTGCAGGTGAAAATACAGCGGCTGGAGAAGCTGTGTCGGGCACTGCAGTCAGAGCGCAATGACCTGAACAAGAGGGTGCAGGACCTAAGTGCTGGAGGCCAGGCTCGCCTCACTGACAGCGGCCCTGAGCGAAGGCCAGAGGCTGCCAATACCTCCAAGGAACAGGGTGGCGAGGGCCCCAGGGTCCAAGCACCTAGCTCCCCAAGGGTCACAGAAGCTCCTTGCTGCCCCGGAGCACCGAGCATGGAAGCATCAGGCCAAACGGGGCCCCAGGAACCTGCCTCCATCACTGCCTAGGGAGCTGGGAAGGGAGCGAGCAGCCCAGCCAGGCCTGGCCCACGTGAGGCTCCCGCCGCTGAGGCCCAGGGTGCTGTGACCTGGCTGGCATCTGACTCTTTGCAGTTTTGGATTTTGTGGGTCAGTTTTACGTACATATGGCATATGTGCAAGGCCTCATACATTTATATCTGTAAGTGTAAAACGGGCTTGCATCGGAGGTGGGGGTGTGTACAGATGAAGTCAGTGGCTCTTCTGTGAGCTGAAGAGTCTTAAAGCGGAGTTGTCGTCTGTGGCTGCCGTCACAGTAAGCTGGCAGGAGAAGTGATTTGAGCGTTTCCCTGCCCAATTTGAggctcagcccctccctccctgctaccTTCAGGGCTCATGACAGGTGACACGCCCAGGCCATGACTATGTTCTCCTGTTAGCGGGACTTGGGCAGCTCTGGCTCTCCTAGCTCTCCTGGAAACTCCTTTGCTTCTCTTAACCTGGAAAAGGGGTCGCCAGGCAGAGCATTGACAAGGCACTCAGAGCCAGCGATCAGACTGCTTCCCTACCTAGGACAAGGGACCTGGAGCATGTTCTGTGCAGGAGGATGTGCTGGTAGGGAGCCCCTCAGCTTCCCCTGCTCTCCGGTAGTGCCAGGACCAGGCCAATGATGCTTCGCAGTAGCCTTATCATTCACAGGTGCCTCTCTAGCCTGCACAAATGATTGACAAGAGATCACCAAAAGGATTCTTTCTGaaggtttttgggttttgttctgtttcctttgtttttgttttggttttgcacATGACAGTGTTTGTTTTGAGGGTCTTCTGAGGAAGAAGGGGTGCTATGGTGGTGGTGCCTGGGTCCCTGGCCTCCAGTGCCCCACCCCCCTCACCACCCCACCTGGCACCTTTGCCATGTTGGTGCTGAGGTTTCCTGCTTGATGAAGTCAGATTGTTTGTTTATagtaagagaaaggaaagggcttCTGATGGCTTTGTCACAAGCTTACAATCCTGGGAGGCCACTGCTGATGCCACCACCACTGTCTCCATGCAGCAGTTGCTGGGCCCCGGGTCCAGCTGTCCCTTTGGcttcatgagtctgtttctgcttcctgCACCCACACCGCCAATGTGCACTCTTGAGGTTTGCCGTGATTCTGTTGCCCAAGTAGTAACAGCTGTGATATGTCCCCCTTGGCATCCCACTTCTTCctgtgtgggagcccccagctcttgtcTGACAGCTAATGGATAAGAATGAGACTCAGCCATTGACTGAGCCCCAGAAGTCCACAGAATGGCTGCAGATAGTtgtgtctgttttcttctctacccccactcccacccctcatACATGCTACTCTATACTCTGAAAGTCCTGCTGGTGGCAGACTTGCCAGTGTATTAGTCTTTGTACAGAACAATGTTCTGGAACAGCAGAATGAGTCTTGGGTCAGGAAGCAGGGCTATGCTGCGTTTGGGGTCCTATAACCCCATCTCCAGCTGGGCCTCAGCTTCAGTGTAGCTGAGGGAGCCACAGACCAAGATGGATCGGAGGGTTGAGTTTTTGCTTCTTGCTGTATTTCCTTGAAGTTAATTCATTATCTTATAAGTCCCTTCATCTTCCACAAATAGCCCGCTCTTTTCAGCCCTTAACTTAAATCCCTCGGATAATTAGGTTCATGAAGAGTGTTAAGTACTCCTGAATTATGTTAGGACTTAGACCAGAGATGGCAAATGAATGGCACAGCATTTCCCCTCTTCCCCCCCATGGTAGGTACCACTAATCTGCTTTGGAGTATTTCCTGCTAAATCCCTGGTATATCCTCATTTCTCAAGATTGCCCCAGCAACCAGTATAAGTGTTGAGACCTATTTGCCATACCTGGCTGAGATACTATGCTGAGGAACGTAAGAGCTGCCAACCCCATACGGGGTTTGCTGGGCTAAGGAAGTACGGGGAAGAGATGGAAGTTTCTGCCTGCCCCCTTCAAAACGAGCAGGAAGGCCTGCAGTGACCCACATGATTGCCTGCCCCACTTCAGCTACCTCTTAAAGCCCATAGTGTTGGTGGGGAGGGGACTGTTGGAGCCCAGTGTGGTGTGGGAAATTATAGCCCTCAGAAACCAAGTCTAGCTGCTGAGGATCTACAGTGAGCAAGGTGGCCCCAGCTGTGCAGGGTAGAACCTCTGCTCTCACCTCCAGCTGCCTGTCTCTAGGCATCCAGGCTAGGCTATAACTGGGGATCCCATTCTTCTTCCTGTCCGTTGACCAAATCTTAACCGATCACTACAGCTGCTTTGCTTGCTCTGCTTTCCAAAGTCAGCCCAGGTTCCTTGGTGCTGCCCACACCGGCCAGGGTCCTGGGCCAGATGAAGAGGTGGCCTATCCATGAGTGAAGACCAGTTCCTTCCTCCCTGGGGCAGGTCTCATGCCCATGACCTCAGTTTTAGGACCAAGAGCTGTGTTGGTTTCTTAGATTGCTAGCTTTTCCTCCAGGGGACCACAGCAGGTGAGGCTCTGCTGACAGTAATTTGTGCTCAGGGTCTTGTCCAGCTGAGAGCTTCATGTACACCAGATTCTGAGAGGTGTCAgcagcacttttaaaaaattttgttttccgTGAGGTTTTTGGACCATGGGCTGCGCTCAGGCACTTTCTATAAGAGAATGTTATGTCTGTAAAAATGGTTatttcccctcctccacccccaccctggTGGCCCTTCGGAGGGCTGACCAAAAGGCCAGTGGAGCTGCCCTGGTGTCTGTGGGGGAGGGCCGAGGCCTGCTGAGTTGTTTCTCCAGCTGCTGCTCCAGCCCTCCCACCTTGCACAGCACAGAGGAGGTCATCCTAGGGACATCCAGGCACCCGCCTGGGGGAAGGGTGCTGCCTTCTGTCCCTGCAACTGCTTCCCTTATGGCCCAACCTGGCTGTCCAGATTTGTTTGAAGCTGTGCTGACAGCTTTTTTTGTCTCCGTTTGGTATTCACAACAGCCAGGGACTTGattttgatgtattttaaaaCCACATTAAATAAAGAGTCTGTTGCCTTAACTTTTTTCTCTCCTGACCTTTGTAGTCATTTGCTGCTTCTGGATCCATCCAGCCACACTAATGTGTCTACATCTGCTACGAAGTCTCTGGCTCTGCCTTCCAGCAGTCACCGCAGGCTCAGGACACTAGCAAATCCACTTCAGCTGCCTGAGTGGAGCCTTTGGCAAAGTTGGTGTGATGctcatcatatatatatgatttttctcAATCGAAAGTTCCctgtcaaaaacaaaaaattgtccTTGTTCCCTGAGGGTTTACAGGCTAGTGAGGGGGAAAGGTGCTTTTAGATACAGAAAGGTTGGTTGTGCTATGGGAGCATGGGAGAGGTCCTGTTCCCTTCAGCAAGGGGATAGAATTGGATCCTGGAAGGGCCTTAGGACCCAAAGGGCAAGTGGAAGTTTGACATTTAGTGAGGAAGTGGTTGACTTAATGCAGGTGCACAAGAGGGTGGTGGGAGATGAGGCAGGGGCCAAATCACCACGAGCCTGTGTGCCAGGTTAAGGAATTCAGGCTAGATCCAGGGG encodes:
- the TXLNA gene encoding alpha-taxilin, coding for MKNQDKKNGSAKQSGNTSNPKNTPGQPEAGPEGAQGRPSQSAPATEAEVSTIQAPGKAEGAQAKTAQSGALRDVSEELSRQLEDILSTYCVDNNQGGPGEDGAQGEPAEPEDAEKSRTYASRNGEPEPETPVVNGEKETSKGEPGTDESRASDEVVDRDHRRPQEKKKAKGLGKEITLLMQTLNTLSTPEEKLAALCKKYAELLEEHRNSQKQMKLLQKKQSQLVQEKDHLRGEHSKAVLARSKLESLCRELQRHNRSLKEEGVQRAREEEEKRKEVTSHFQVTLNDIQLQMEQHNERNSKLRQENVELAERLKKLIEQYELREEHIDKVFKHKDLQQQLVDAKLQQAQEMLKEAEERHQREKDFLLKEAVESQRMCELMKQQETHLKQQLALYTEKFEEFQNTLSKSSEVFTTFKQEMEKMTKKIKKLEKETTMYRSRWESSNKALLEMAEEKTLRDKELEGLQVKIQRLEKLCRALQSERNDLNKRVQDLSAGGQARLTDSGPERRPEAANTSKEQGGEGPRVQAPSSPRVTEAPCCPGAPSMEASGQTGPQEPASITA